The genomic DNA AGGCGCTTCTTCTGTTCCTCCGTCAACTTGACCGTCGGAGCGGATTTGCTCAACCGTTCCATCGCCAATTCATACGCGCTCTTCATAAGGGTCAAGGTTTAATCACAATCGAGGGGAAACTCGAACCCAAACTTTTCCGTTCCGCATCTCCGTGGAATGCGTGCGCACGGGCCGCTCGGGATTCGTCAACCCGGCCCCGGTCGCCAGGTCGAATTTCCATCCGTGCATCGGGCAATACAATTGGCCCCGCTCCTGATAACCCGCGCCCAATGAAGCCTCGCGATGCGGACACCGATCATCGACCGCGTAATAGCGATCCCCCACCCGGTAAAGGGCGATCTCCAAGCCCGCAACAATGAACGTCCGGCCCGCCCCTTCCGCCATGGACTCCGCCCCCTCCACCATCGTCCAGCCTTCTGCCGCCGCCCCGGGTCCAGGCGCTCCCACCCGCGCCTGCTTTCTCCAGGGCATGTCCGGAAACTTCTCGGGGATGGCCATCGGCGCCGGGGAAGGTTTCGCCCATTGCAGTTCTTGTTCCACGGAGCCGGCCGCCGGTGGGGGCGTAGGCGGAGCCATGTTGCCTTTCCACGACGCGATGCGAGCCTGCAACCCGTGGTGCTCCGCCGTCTTCTTGTCGCCCGCGCGCATGTAGAAAAGGGAGAGATTGGTGTGCACCAGTTGTTCGTTCGGACGCATCCGTTCCGCGACGTGCCCTTCCTCGATGGCTCTCGCAAAATCACCCTTCCGGCAATACGCCATGCCCAGGGATAATTGTGCGTCGAAATGGGCCGGATCCCCTCGGAGAATGTCCGACAGCAGCTCGATGGCCCGGTCGTAGTTCCCTTGCGAGAACTCGAACATCGCGTCGTCGTAAGCCTGGGTTTCCTGTTCCATGGGCGGCGCTTCACTCACGGCCCGCGGCGTGAATGAACGGCTTGAGCTCGGTCATCAGTCTCGAGAAGCCATCGAGTGTCAACTGTTGCGCGCCATCGCTCCAGGCCTTGGACGGATTGGGATGCACTTCAATGAGCAAAGCGTCCGCGCCCATCGCCACTGCCCCCTTGCACACCGCGAAAACCAAGTCCGCCCGGCCCACTCCCTGGCTGGGATCCACCACGACCGGAACATGACTCTCCTGCTTGACGATGGGCACCGCAGTCAAATCCAGGGTGTTGCGGGTGTACGTTTCGAACGTGCGAATGCCCCGTTCGCACAGCATCAAATTGGGATTTTCGTGGGCCAGAATGTATTCGCCGGCCAGGAGCCACTCCTCAATCTTCATCGACAACCCGCGCTTCAACAGCACGGGTTTCCCGGTCTTCGCCGCCGCAATCAAGAGCTGGAAATTCTGGGCGTTGCGCGTGCCGATCTGCAGCACATCCGCATACTCGGCCACCATGTCCGCGTGGGATTCGGACAACAATTCGGTCACAATCGGAAGCCCGGTTTCCTTGCGCGCCTTGGCCAGCAGCTTGAGGCCATTCTTGCCCAGACCCTGAAACTCGTAGGGGGAAGTTCGCGGTTTGAATGCCCCGCCGCGCAGAAGCGTTGCTCCGC from Verrucomicrobiota bacterium includes the following:
- a CDS encoding Rieske 2Fe-2S domain-containing protein, translating into MSEAPPMEQETQAYDDAMFEFSQGNYDRAIELLSDILRGDPAHFDAQLSLGMAYCRKGDFARAIEEGHVAERMRPNEQLVHTNLSLFYMRAGDKKTAEHHGLQARIASWKGNMAPPTPPPAAGSVEQELQWAKPSPAPMAIPEKFPDMPWRKQARVGAPGPGAAAEGWTMVEGAESMAEGAGRTFIVAGLEIALYRVGDRYYAVDDRCPHREASLGAGYQERGQLYCPMHGWKFDLATGAGLTNPERPVRTHSTEMRNGKVWVRVSPRL
- the aroF gene encoding 3-deoxy-7-phosphoheptulonate synthase, with amino-acid sequence MIIVLKPNQARRAEKAVTDEIERLGYKAHVMRGVARTVIGAIGDERTHANLEALSLWPQVESVMPVQKRFKLVSREAHPADSTVKVRHLTLGGRRFHVMAGPCSVESEKQLMETALAVKASGATLLRGGAFKPRTSPYEFQGLGKNGLKLLAKARKETGLPIVTELLSESHADMVAEYADVLQIGTRNAQNFQLLIAAAKTGKPVLLKRGLSMKIEEWLLAGEYILAHENPNLMLCERGIRTFETYTRNTLDLTAVPIVKQESHVPVVVDPSQGVGRADLVFAVCKGAVAMGADALLIEVHPNPSKAWSDGAQQLTLDGFSRLMTELKPFIHAAGRE